One genomic region from Mytilus trossulus isolate FHL-02 chromosome 9, PNRI_Mtr1.1.1.hap1, whole genome shotgun sequence encodes:
- the LOC134685257 gene encoding uncharacterized protein LOC134685257, producing the protein MTQRQVMNQTEMMSLYKCGFCHNFKYNTVFMLERHMLDQHSGFGFQCQECHKVFMRRDYQHRGCKNGEAGGKKLKLVDRQSHSFGEKEENKYKQFKRDMRQMIVEVKERKATPNGNHDLNKINKSKPEYKRRNEFGNYTIPKKTRQEETNKENISLPSTKKIISPISSIKSNENQVRRLILAPKQLIVQPDPTSYPPVLIPPPPPPPKSVSTSIFNETTITNENVIINDNFSEETAENHLNSCVISICPRQDEYNLHFTETEEYIIPDVPNEIQPSYNPTPTHILLLRGLNEAQQRRITLNIGGTKFESCAQTLQNDPSSLLSRMLAPDSPFQPYIQEPLPSYFLDRDPRHFVHILNYLRSNCSSELSTFPRNIIHLRELQKESSFYKLEHLGTLLENRCLEILQGTLDRDIL; encoded by the coding sequence aTGAGTTTATACAAGTGTGGGTTCTGTCATAACTTCAAATACAACACAGTCTTTATGTTGGAAAGGCACATGCTAGACCAGCATAGTGGATTTGGATTCCAGTGCCAGGAATGCCACAAAGTTTTTATGAGAAGAGATTATCAACACCGGGGGTGTAAGAATGGTGAAGCAGGGGGTAAAAAGTTAAAGCTAGTTGACAGACAAAGTCATTCATTTGGAgagaaagaagaaaataaatacaaacaattcaaaagagacaTGAGACAAATGATTGTGGAAGTTAAGGAGAGGAAAGCAACCCCTAATGGTAATCAtgatctaaataaaattaacaaatcaaAACCTGAATACAAAAgaagaaatgaatttggaaATTATACAATTCCAAAGAAAACCAGACAGGAGGAGACAAACAAAGAGAACATTTCTTTGCCTAGTACTAAAAAGATTATTTCACCTATAAGTAGtattaaatcaaatgaaaatcaagTGAGGAGATTAATCTTAGCACCCAAACAATTAATTGTGCAACCAGATCCTACATCTTATCCACCTGTTTTAATTCCACCTCCACCACCACCACCAAAGTCAGTCTCCacatcaatttttaatgaaactaCCATCACCaatgaaaatgttattataaatgATAACTTCAGTGAGGAAACTGCTGAAAACCACCTTAATAGCTGTGTTATCAGCATTTGCCCCAGGCAAGATGAATACAATTTGCATTTTACTGAGACAGAAGAGTATATTATACCAGACGTTCCAAATGAAATACAACCTAGTTATAACCCAACCCCAACCCATATATTACTCTTAAGAGGACTCAATGAAGCCCAGCAGAGAAGAATAACTCTAAATATTGGTGGAACCAAATTTGAATCTTGTGCCCAAACCTTACAGAATGACCCGTCATCGTTATTATCCAGAATGTTAGCACCAGATTCACCTTTTCAACCTTATATTCAGGAACCACTTCCCTCATATTTTTTGGATAGAGATCCACGACATTTTGTccacattttaaattatttgaggTCAAACTGCTCCTCTGAGCTTTCAACTTTCCCCAGGAACATTATCCATTTGAGAGAACTGCAGAAAGAAtcttctttttacaaattagaACATTTAGGTACGTTACTGGAAAACAGATGTTTGGAAATTCTTCAGGGAACACTGGATAGAGATATTTTATAG